From the genome of Daphnia pulex isolate KAP4 chromosome 12, ASM2113471v1:
GTTAGCTTTGcgataaatttcaaaaatgatttaatttttacagcTGTAGAAGAACAAAACTTTGTTTGGATGGAAAATCCTGGACAGGCTATCTCAGGTATCAATGCTTATTACGCAATAACACGATTAACGATATGTTAGTCATTGAATACGGATACATAATATtttgtcaaaacatttttgctaTTATACAGGCTGGAATCAACATATTATTTACAACCAAGGACCTGACGTGCACTTCCGTAATATACAGTTGAACTCGTCTGGGCTTCCTTATGACTGCTTTATAGCCGGTGAACTATGGAATAAACGCGCCACAATTTACTGCATCCCGCTTGGAGCTAACAACGGTTGGAATGATCCCCAAAACGTAACTAGCCCATTCGttgttttcattaatttaactCATTATAAATAacttattttgtaattttattacaGATTCAAATGAGAGTAATTGACGATACCGTGGGTCAAACATTCGATCTGCTGTTGGAAGATTTTGACAATGATGGACGTATTGATTTTCTGCTCACGTCATTTGACGACAGAATTGGAGTTAAATCTGGCAGTGTTTATATTTACGAAATTCCCGATGATCTTTTGTaggaaattttctatttatttctattaaaactttcttgtttatttttctacttttaataattataatggtatttttttttagtaatggCATTTGGGTTCGTCATATCATCGCTGATGGCTTCGTTCCTGGCGGAACTAACACAATGTCTCCTGGAACTCCCCAGTCTTTCTATCCTAGTGCTGCGTATGCGAATGAAGTTCTTCCCGATGGCAGGTGGAATACGACGACACAAATTGAACTACATGGTGAAACAGTTTTAATCaatatatgtatatttttatagaaaGCACCGCAAGTGGATCCTAGTTAGTGGGGATGACGACGGTAAAATCTACGTTCTGCGGCCAACAACAGAGGCGGCCAATGATTTTACTCCTTATGAAAAATCCATCCTAATTGATACAAATGCCCAGACAGCAGGCACGTAGTGTTTCTATCATCATAAATTAATTAGTATATATGCATTCAAGCTGAACGAAGTATCATTTACTTCAGGAAAACCAGCGGTAGGTGATTTTGATGGCGATGGTTACACAGACTTCGTAGCTCCTGGCTACTCTGCTAATAAACTCTACATATTTACATATGCCTCAATTGTTTGATAATCGGCAATATTGGTACGTATATTATTCAGCAGGCGGACTTTTAACTGGAAAATGAGTTCATGACACCGGGATGTGTTTAACTGTTTATTGCTTATTTTCAGCCTTCCAAACAAAATACAATTGCGCAATCActgaaaatgtaataaaacattCTTACAAATTTCtgcaattttctttgatgttcTGTTTTTACAAGAAATCTTAACATGATTATTTCACAAATGattataaaattaatgaaaaaaaaagacagtgTTTCTTAAGTGTGAATACATTAACTATCTGTCTATACCGGCTAGAAAAGACAGGGTACGAAACGGTAGTCAATTAGCCATAAtagcaattcatttttttaccatcTCCGATAGAGTATAAGATAATTTTTCGCTATTGTACATGTTTTCTTTGACTTGATTGGTACGTAGCCTATCAGTGATATTTGAAACTACCGCCAAAatctatgaaaataaaaaatttactaaatTTCCTGTCCATTGATAGATGGCGATACGACTGTATTTACTTTAAATATCTGTCTGCTCACGTAAGTTTGAACGTTTGAATTTGGAATAAGTTAGCATAGCAAAATACTTTCGAAtaaaactttattcgattgaTTAGATAAAGTGTTTTCTACAATATGGTGCTAAATTGGGCCATATGTATTGCAGTTGCAGCAGCAATACATCGAGTTCAATTGGTTGTAGTGTCAGAGGATATACGTTTTCTGAAGGTTTTTATGGTTCATATTTCGTTCACGACTAactatttttgtaaattttccgGTTTTTAACTGACATTACGAAGATATTTTCAGCTTTATTAATATAGCCTTAACAAGCTGCCATGtctttttattgactttttgtGTGATGGtttgtattttctcttttttcttctcatagGAATCACAGATTGAACAATATGATAATAATACTGGCGAAGAAGATAATGATTTGGCCAAACAGAGCTCATTCCATCTTAGTTTTCAAACACAACCCACAGAAGATGGTCCCATGATTGTCCCATGGATAAACCATGTGGGAATTCCCCACAATTCCCCCCCTACTTTACCAATTTGCTACAATCAATCACCTAACCAAAAGGCTGGAGTAGTAAGGCTAGCTCATGTTATATGCCGACAACTAGGGTTCATGACAGTGACcaagtaattattttatatagCTTTACTTATGTTTCCTTTTCATCCAATTGAAACAACAGCATAGCAAAATGGATCTGAATAACATAACCAGTGCTTTATTTAATCCATTTTGTTATCCTTGCCTCATTTGCATTTATTCAGCTGCTTGTCAGTCTGACCAGCAGTAATTTTTATGAAGTAAATTAATATTCTGCTTTAatagcctttttgttttgttgttctaTATTCTAATTGGTGCAAGGATCATAATTTctgaaaagattttgaaaaactttctttttcgaattttgCTTATGTGATATTAATTCGTTGTTGCTATGCATAATTATGATAAATTGTATTTCAGATGGTTTGGCATTAGCAAAGAAGCAGTAGGTCTGCATTTAAACTCTACCGGTCTTAGTGCTTATTGTCGAGGAGACGAACAGTTCGTGGACCATTGTCAATGGCAGCGCCCTATTGTGCCTTCATGTAGTCATATTCTGGCGATCGAATGCGGTGGTGAGTTGATAGAAATTAAATACTCGATGTGAAATGTTTTTGACATAAATTTTCCTCAATAAGATTGTTCACGCTCGTACTTGATGACAGAGGAAACTCGAATAACGTTAGCCTCTCCTGGCTTCCCTGTTTATATTCCACTTGTAGTGTGTGAGTGGAACATCACGTCGATACCGGAAAATAATGTAAGCttgccatttatttttaagaaccATTTAATTGCATGATAAACAACGTcgctttaaaaaatggaacattTTTAACCCTTTAAGTTGCTCATCAGGTTTCAACAGTTCGAGTTGCCTAGCCCTGTCTATGACGAGGTtgtattttcgtttttaatatttacaattACATTTGGTTTGGAAAGTATGTAATGTAAGAAATATGGCTAGTCAGTAAATGATGTCTCCTGTCGATCGGGATCGCTTGACGTCATGTCATACCACGAAGATATCAACAAAATGGCTTTGGATGGGCGTTTCTGTGGCCGCTACAGCCCAGGTAAGCTcgcatttaaatattttaaatcatcTTCCGGGATCTTActgtattttaaatatttaattttaaataggaaatctaacaatattttcaaatcgtATTCTGATTCGATTTACTGCGAATTCATTTAAGATGGAAGCCATCACTAAAAAAGGCTTTTTAGCTGAATGTTCCCTTGTATCTGCaggtaaattttttggtttactAAATACGACGCAGTTTTAATGACTACATTTCCGGCCTACTTCTGGTAGAACTGCAAATGTTTTCAGCATGAATCTGTTGTTTAGTACTTATTATTCAGCAAACTGAGATTAATGTTGTCTGTTTGATTTACTTGCAGTCCAGTTGTCAAATCATATTGCTGTTGTTCGCTGGGTACTGATTGGCTGCGCAATACTGTTTTCCGTTATAACCGCATTATTCC
Proteins encoded in this window:
- the LOC124209837 gene encoding uncharacterized protein LOC124209837 isoform X3 translates to MVLNWAICIAVAAAIHRVQLVVVSEDIRFLKESQIEQYDNNTGEEDNDLAKQSSFHLSFQTQPTEDGPMIVPWINHVGIPHNSPPTLPICYNQSPNQKAGVVRLAHVICRQLGFMTVTKWFGISKEAVGLHLNSTGLSAYCRGDEQFVDHCQWQRPIVPSCSHILAIECGDCSRSYLMTEETRITLASPGFPVYIPLVVCEWNITSIPENNLLIRFQQFELPSPVYDESVNDVSCRSGSLDVMSYHEDINKMALDGRFCGRYSPGNLTIFSNRILIRFTANSFKMEAITKKGFLAECSLVSAVQLSNHIAVVRWVLIGCAILFSVITALFLWVWKGNLRKFCLHFCLSYWGNNSPTNEDHPSLARSPRPTAILSSSVTPFSRIPGLEEQQIESIYRRSRNGVKVPVQVCDSRHLEQTRRLEKWHSSNHPRSSSVDFISMQSINPLIKKDISVAATAKEKDESHVYEEIDIGLQNGCSEISCIHAKTSTTSPPRIMMPFVSRSHYEPPLIMPYQQKSV
- the LOC124209837 gene encoding uncharacterized protein LOC124209837 isoform X2; the protein is MVLNWAICIAVAAAIHRVQLVVVSEDIRFLKESQIEQYDNNTGEEDNDLAKQSSFHLSFQTQPTEDGPMIVPWINHVGIPHNSPPTLPICYNQSPNQKAGVVRLAHVICRQLGFMTVTKWFGISKEAVGLHLNSTGLSAYCRGDEQFVDHCQWQRPIVPSCSHILAIECGDCSRSYLMTEETRITLASPGFPVYIPLVVCEWNITSIPENNLLIRFQQFELPSPVYDESVNDVSCRSGSLDVMSYHEDINKMALDGRFCGRYSPGNLTIFSNRILIRFTANSFKMEAITKKGFLAECSLVSAVQLSNHIAVVRWVLIGCAILFSVITALFLWVWKGNLRKFCLHFCLSYWGNNSPTNEDHPSLARSPRPTAILSSSVTPFSRIPGLEEQQIESIYRRSRNGVKVPVQVCDSRHLEQTRRLEKWHSSNHPRSSSVDFISMQSINPLTKKDISVAANAKEKDESHVYEEIDIGLQNGCSEISCIHAKTSTTSPPRIIMPFVSRSHYEPPRIMPYQQKSPPEPSSTSVLVSGSQLPSRVHQPLRDPSHGRACPCFSCSGSIFSTPSYFPQSSESGDDSASLSGIYISPEPDSEE
- the LOC124209833 gene encoding uncharacterized protein LOC124209833 isoform X1; this encodes MFQFYERPQKAITMKFLVVLLSVIALKCLVGLNGQTLIATLPNLVGEISSIEVPAFADVHESSDSSLPYADRFTLYLSTFKPFQLKPDPVYYLRSPGKYLYDTTNWPLEVLASTALWPNNPDLLPKTVVPGYEGMIQTSGFLVPGKTKGQLQMYNMNAAVPAETEINIASGDIKDYSYHRVVWKDMDGDGDLDAVTARFHNTVEEQNFVWMENPGQAISGWNQHIIYNQGPDVHFRNIQLNSSGLPYDCFIAGELWNKRATIYCIPLGANNGWNDPQNIQMRVIDDTVGQTFDLLLEDFDNDGRIDFLLTSFDDRIGVKSGSVYIYEIPDDLFNGIWVRHIIADGFVPGGTNTMSPGTPQSFYPSAAYANEVLPDGRKHRKWILVSGDDDGKIYVLRPTTEAANDFTPYEKSILIDTNAQTAGKPAVGDFDGDGYTDFVAPGYSANKLYIFTYASIV
- the LOC124209837 gene encoding uncharacterized protein LOC124209837 isoform X1 produces the protein MVLNWAICIAVAAAIHRVQLVVVSEDIRFLKESQIEQYDNNTGEEDNDLAKQSSFHLSFQTQPTEDGPMIVPWINHVGIPHNSPPTLPICYNQSPNQKAGVVRLAHVICRQLGFMTVTKWFGISKEAVGLHLNSTGLSAYCRGDEQFVDHCQWQRPIVPSCSHILAIECGDCSRSYLMTEETRITLASPGFPVYIPLVVCEWNITSIPENNLLIRFQQFELPSPVYDESVNDVSCRSGSLDVMSYHEDINKMALDGRFCGRYSPGNLTIFSNRILIRFTANSFKMEAITKKGFLAECSLVSAVQLSNHIAVVRWVLIGCAILFSVITALFLWVWKGNLRKFCLHFCLSYWGNNSPTNEDHPSLARSPRPTAILSSSVTPFSRIPGLEEQQIESIYRRSRNGVKVPVQVCDSRHLEQTRRLEKWHSSNHPRSSSVDFISMQSINPLTKKDISVAANAKEKDESHVYEEIDIGLQNGCSEISCIHAKTSTTSPPRIIMPFVSRSHYEPPRIMPYQQKSPPEPSSTSVLVSGSQLPSRVHQPLRDPSHGRACPCFSCRNSGSIFSTPSYFPQSSESGDDSASLSGIYISPEPDSEE
- the LOC124209833 gene encoding uncharacterized protein LOC124209833 isoform X2, with amino-acid sequence MKFLVVLLSVIALKCLVGLNGQTLIATLPNLVGEISSIEVPAFADVHESSDSSLPYADRFTLYLSTFKPFQLKPDPVYYLRSPGKYLYDTTNWPLEVLASTALWPNNPDLLPKTVVPGYEGMIQTSGFLVPGKTKGQLQMYNMNAAVPAETEINIASGDIKDYSYHRVVWKDMDGDGDLDAVTARFHNTVEEQNFVWMENPGQAISGWNQHIIYNQGPDVHFRNIQLNSSGLPYDCFIAGELWNKRATIYCIPLGANNGWNDPQNIQMRVIDDTVGQTFDLLLEDFDNDGRIDFLLTSFDDRIGVKSGSVYIYEIPDDLFNGIWVRHIIADGFVPGGTNTMSPGTPQSFYPSAAYANEVLPDGRKHRKWILVSGDDDGKIYVLRPTTEAANDFTPYEKSILIDTNAQTAGKPAVGDFDGDGYTDFVAPGYSANKLYIFTYASIV